From the Gavia stellata isolate bGavSte3 chromosome 22, bGavSte3.hap2, whole genome shotgun sequence genome, one window contains:
- the WFIKKN2 gene encoding WAP, Kazal, immunoglobulin, Kunitz and NTR domain-containing protein 2, translating to MLLVLFTRWMWILLGKSSVLLLLEVSLKGRALPPIRYSHAGICPNDMNPNLWVDAQSTCKRECEADLECETFEKCCPNVCGTKSCVAARYMDVKGKKGPVGMPKEATCDRFMCIQQGSECDIWDGQPVCKCKDRCEKEPSFTCASDGLTYYNKCYMDAEACIKGITLNVVTCRYHLTWPNTSPIPPETTARPTTAYSETTVIDILPPALVNNPVHQSVYVGETVSFLCDVTGRPKPEITWEKQVDGKDKVIMKPNHVRGNVVVTNIAQLVIYNTQLQDAGIYTCTAKNSGGLLRADFPLSVIKGEPTSKEASQNKTHFPTDECLKQPDSEDCGEEQTRWYYDAKKNNCFTFIYGNCNSNLNHFETYENCMLTCMNGPINICNLPALQGHCKAYEPRWAYNSLTKQCQSFIYGGCGGNENNFESREACEEMCPFPKNTHCKACKPRQKLVTSFCKSDFVILGRITELTEDQDSGHALVTVEEILKDEKMGLKFLGKEPLEITLLNMDWSCPCPNMTTVDGQLIIMGDVHNGMAVLQPDSFVGTSSIRRVRKLREVIHKKTCELLKEFLGLH from the exons ATGTTGTTGGTGCTGTTCACTCGGTGGATGTGGATCTTGCTGGGGAAGAGCAGTGTCCTCTTGCTTCTGGAGGTCTCTCTGAAAGGGAGAGCTCTACCTCCAATCCGGTATTCCCACGCTGGGATATGCCCCAATGACATGAACCCCAACCTGTGGGTAGACGCGCAGAGCACTTGCAAGAGAGAGTGCGAAGCTGATCTG GAGTGCGAGACCTTTGAGAAGTGCTGCCCCAATGTCTGTGGAACAAAGAGTTGTGTGGCGGCTCGGTACATGGAtgtcaaggggaaaaaagggccGGTGGGAATGCCCAAAGAGGCAACCTGCGACCGTTTCATGTGCATCCAGCAAGGCTCAGAGTGTGATATCTGGGACGGGCAACCTGTCTGCAAGTGCAAGGACAGGTGCGAGAAGGAGCCGAGCTTCACCTGTGCCTCTGACGGGCTCACCTACTACAACAAGTGCTACATGGATGCGGAAGCGTGCATCAAAGGCATTACACTGAACGTAGTCACCTGTAGGTACCATCTTACCTGGCCAAACACCAGCCCTATCCCACCAGAAACAACAGCTCGCCCTACTACTGCCTATTCTGAGACAACGGTCATCGATATCTTGCCGCCTGCTCTAGTGAACAACCCTGTCCATCAGTCCGTCTACGTGGGAGAGACCGTCAGCTTCCTCTGTGATGTTACAGGGAGACCCAAGCCAGAAATCACGTGGGAGAAGCAGGTCGATGGGAAAGACAAAGTCATTATGAAGCCAAATCATGTCAGAGGGAATGTCGTGGTCACCAACATCGCCCAGCTGGTCATCTACAACACCCAGCTCCAAGATGCAGGCATCTATACCTGCACCGCTAAAAACAGCGGGGGCCTTCTCAGGGCTGATTTCCCTTTGTCAGTCATCAAAGGAGAACCCACATCCAAAGAAGcttcccaaaacaaaacacattttccaacCGATGAGTGCCTGAAGCAACCAGACAGCGAAGACTGTGGGGAAGAGCAGACCAGGTGGTACTAtgatgcaaagaaaaacaactgctttACTTTCATCTACGGGAACTGTAACAGCAACCTCAACCACTTTGAGACCTACGAGAACTGTATGTTAACGTGCATGAACGGCCCAATCAACATTTGCAATCTGCCAGCCCTCCAAGGCCACTGCAAGGCCTATGAGCCCAGGTGGGCCTATAACAGCTTGACAAAGCAGTGCCAGTCCTTCATTTATGGCGGGTGTGGAGGCAACGAGAACAACTTTGAGAGCCGGGAGGCCTGCGAAGAGATGTGCCCTTTCCCGAAGAACACGCACTGCAAAGCTTGCAAACCACGCCAGAAGCTGGTGACAAGCTTCTGCAAAAGCGACTTTGTTATCCTGGGCCGTATAACAGAGCTGACCGAAGACCAAGACTCGGGACATGCCCTGGTGACAGTGGAGGAGATtctcaaagatgaaaaaatggGATTAAAATTCCTGGGGAAGGAACCACTAGAAATCACGCTTTTGAACATGGACTGGAGCTGCCCGTGTCCCAACATGACCACAGTGGATGGCCAGCTCATCATCATGGGAGATGTCCACAACGGCATGGCTGTTCTACAGCCAGACAGCTTTGTGGGCACCTCCAGCATCCGGCGCGTGCGGAAACTCCGCGAAGTCATCCACAAGAAAACCTGTGAGCTTTTGAAAGAGTTCCTAGGATTGCATTAA